The DNA segment GCTCGAGGTCAACCTGAAGATCATGAAGGACGTGGCGGGCAACATCAAGCAGCACGCCCCGGACGCCTTCGTCATCAACGTGGCCAACCCGCTGGACGCGATGGTGTTCGCGCTCCACAAGATCGCCGGCCTGAAGGACAACATGGTCGTGGGCATGGCGGGCGTGCTGGATACCAGCCGCTTCAAGTGCTTCGTGGCCGAGGCCCTCGGCTGCTCCATCCGTGACGTGGAGGCGCTCGTCCTCGGCGGCCACGGCGACGACATGGTCCCGCTCGTGCGTCACAGCACCGTGGGCGGCGTGCCCCTGACCCAGCTCATCGCCAAGGACAAGCTGGACGCCATCATCGACCGCACCCGCAAGGGCGGCGCGGAGCTGGTGGGCCTGTACAAGACGGGCAGCGCCTACTTCGCCCCGGCGTCCTCCTCCATCGCCATGGCGGAGAGCTTCCTCTTCGACCGCAAGCGCGTGCTGCCGGCCGCCGCCCTGCTCAAGGGCCAGTACGGCATCAGCGACTTCTTCTTCGGCGTCCCCGCCCAGATCGGCGCGAACGGCGTGGAGAAGATCATCGAGGTGGAGCTGAACGAGGCGGAGAAGGCCGAGCTGAGCAAGTCCTTCACCTCCGTCAAGGGCACCGTCGACCTCGTGAAGCTGTAGTCCCCGGTCTTCGGCCGGGCCCGCTGGAATGCTGCTGGCGGGCCCCGCCTGATGCCGTGAATGATCCGGGCTTATCCCCGGGCGCACCGTCCTTGCGGCGGTATTTTTCCAAGTTAACTAGCGTGTTGGACTCGCACCTGGCACGGGAGCGGGGCAGCGTCGCGAAGCAGGACTTCAGCGGCCCCCCGTGAAGGCACCCCCCCGGCTGCCGGTGGTCAAGGAGACGATGATGGCGGCAGCAGCGCGATTCACGGTGGTGGGCGGCGGTCTCGCCGGGCTGATGACGACGATCAAGCTGGCGGAGGCGGGTCACCAGGTGGACGTGCTTTCGCTCGTCCCCGTCAAGCGTTCCCACTCCGTCTGCGCCCAGGGCGGCATCAACGGCGCGGTGAACACCAAGGGTGAAGGCGACCACCCGGACATCCACGTGAAGGACACGCTGCGCGGCGGCGACTTCCTCGCGGAGCAGGTGTCCGTGAAGGGCATGTGCTACGCGGCGCCCGGCATCATCTACCTGTTGGACCGCATGGGCGTGACGTTCAACCGCACGCCGGAAGGCCTGCTGGACTTCCGCCGCTTCGGCGGCACCCTGCACAACCGCACCGCGTTCGCGGGCGCCACCACCGGCCAGCAGCTGCTCTACGCGCTGGACGAGCAGGTCCGCCGCTACGAGGCGGAGGGCAAGGTCACCAAGTACGAGTACTGGGAGTGGCTAGGCACGGTGAAGGACGAGTCCGGCCGCTGCATCGGCAGCGTGGCCATGGACCTGCGCACCATGGAGATCCGCACCTTCCCGGCGGAGGCGGTGTGCCTGGCCACGGGTGGCCCTGGCATCGTCTTCGGGCGCTCCACCAACTCCATCATCAACACCGGCACCGCCGCGGGCCGCGCGTACATGGAAGGCGCGCTGTACGCCAACGGCGAGTTCATCCAGGTGCACCCCACCTCCATCCCGGGCGAGGACAAGCTGCGCCTGATGAGCGAGTCCGTGCGCGGCGAGGGCGGCCGCGTCTGGGTGCCCCGGAAGAAGGGCGACACTCGCAACCCCCGGGACATCGCGGAGAGCGAGCGCTGGTACTTCCTGGAAGAGAAGTACCCCAAGTACAAGAACCTGGTGCCGCGCGACGTGGCGACGCGCGAGATCTTCATGGTCTGCCGCGACCTGGGCCTGGGCCTGGGCGGGCGCGACGGCGTGTACCTGGACGTGACGCACATCCCGGCCAAGACGCTCGACGCGAAGATCAAGGGCGTGATGGAGATCTACGAGAAGTTCGTCGGAGATGATCCGCGCCACACGCCCATGGTCATCTTCCCGGGCATGCACTACTCGATGGGCGGCCTGCACGTCTCCTTCGAGGCCGACTCGCGCACGCAGACGCCGCTGGACGGCAGCCCGGTGAACCAGAGCACGCGCATCCCCGGCCTGTACGCGGCCGGCGAGGCGGACTCCGCCTTCCACGGCGCGAACCGTCTGGGCGCCAACTCGCTCCTGTCCTGCATCTACTCCGGCATGATCGGCGGCCCGGCGATGGTGTCCTTCGCCAAGAACCAGGAGACCAGCGCCGCGGCGATGCCGGAGAAGTACTTCGCGGACGCGAAGAAGTACTGGCAGGACCGCTTCGCCACCATCAAGGCGATGAACGGGCAGGAGAACCCGTACCAGATCGCCAAGGAGCTGGGCGAGGTGATGACGGAGAACTGCACCGTCGTCCGCTACAACGACCGCTTGAAGAAGACCATCGAGCGCGTCCGCGAGCTCAAGCAGCGCTGGAACAACGTCAACGTGCTGGACAC comes from the Corallococcus exiguus genome and includes:
- the mdh gene encoding malate dehydrogenase — its product is MAHKKKKIGLIGGGQIGGNLALLAVQKNLGDVVLYDIPAAEGLVKGKALDINQLSAVDGYDSRVTGSTDWKDVAGSDVIIITAGVPRKPGMSREDLLEVNLKIMKDVAGNIKQHAPDAFVINVANPLDAMVFALHKIAGLKDNMVVGMAGVLDTSRFKCFVAEALGCSIRDVEALVLGGHGDDMVPLVRHSTVGGVPLTQLIAKDKLDAIIDRTRKGGAELVGLYKTGSAYFAPASSSIAMAESFLFDRKRVLPAAALLKGQYGISDFFFGVPAQIGANGVEKIIEVELNEAEKAELSKSFTSVKGTVDLVKL
- the sdhA gene encoding succinate dehydrogenase flavoprotein subunit, which translates into the protein MAAAARFTVVGGGLAGLMTTIKLAEAGHQVDVLSLVPVKRSHSVCAQGGINGAVNTKGEGDHPDIHVKDTLRGGDFLAEQVSVKGMCYAAPGIIYLLDRMGVTFNRTPEGLLDFRRFGGTLHNRTAFAGATTGQQLLYALDEQVRRYEAEGKVTKYEYWEWLGTVKDESGRCIGSVAMDLRTMEIRTFPAEAVCLATGGPGIVFGRSTNSIINTGTAAGRAYMEGALYANGEFIQVHPTSIPGEDKLRLMSESVRGEGGRVWVPRKKGDTRNPRDIAESERWYFLEEKYPKYKNLVPRDVATREIFMVCRDLGLGLGGRDGVYLDVTHIPAKTLDAKIKGVMEIYEKFVGDDPRHTPMVIFPGMHYSMGGLHVSFEADSRTQTPLDGSPVNQSTRIPGLYAAGEADSAFHGANRLGANSLLSCIYSGMIGGPAMVSFAKNQETSAAAMPEKYFADAKKYWQDRFATIKAMNGQENPYQIAKELGEVMTENCTVVRYNDRLKKTIERVRELKQRWNNVNVLDTGVVANRALSYTNQVWNMLELGEVIATSALLRDESRGAHYKPDFSLPEPKVKDPTKDPEWMELWRKRHEKWAKTTIATYAAQGPQISYQDLPTPVLDPEPRWYA